A genome region from Microcella alkaliphila includes the following:
- a CDS encoding acyltransferase family protein, whose amino-acid sequence MGTTRKPSALGTSIPPTRDLTLDLARVACVMVVLVMHLLQTGIGTTPDGRLVASFPLERQPWFAAASWVGQIMPLFFVVGGFAAALGWRSAQLRGTTPNGFIRARVLRLTQPSLPLFLFFAVVLTVVSFLPVPTALVADAAVGAGSPLWFLAAYLLCQTAVPSMMRLHTSVPRTTIAVLAALVVAVDVARFTTGERDIGLLNLAFVWILVQQIGFWYADGWFDRRTPLALVAIVAGCYLALGALTAWGPYNNNMLYNLNPATLPLVLLGLAQACLLRLLRRPLTRLMETRSVRAFVLFTGSRLMTIYLWHLPVILFVKGIELALPGLSPNPETAAWWWSRLPVLAVVLAVLYVVTLLLARWEVIGPLPPAPAKAIVAAAWVLVFIPPFGVMWFGLDLWWALLGALSYAIAVPLLRSSIGLKTPSTFFRAPS is encoded by the coding sequence GTGGGCACGACGCGCAAACCCTCGGCATTAGGAACGTCGATTCCACCCACCCGAGATCTCACGCTGGATCTCGCTCGGGTAGCATGCGTGATGGTCGTGCTCGTCATGCACCTCCTGCAGACGGGTATCGGGACGACGCCCGATGGACGACTCGTCGCGTCCTTTCCACTCGAGCGCCAGCCGTGGTTCGCCGCGGCGTCGTGGGTGGGACAGATAATGCCACTCTTCTTCGTCGTCGGCGGATTCGCCGCAGCGCTCGGATGGCGCTCCGCACAACTCAGGGGAACGACACCAAACGGGTTCATCCGGGCCCGTGTACTACGGCTCACCCAGCCCTCGCTACCCCTTTTCCTCTTCTTCGCCGTGGTCCTGACGGTGGTGTCGTTCCTGCCCGTTCCGACTGCGCTCGTGGCCGATGCGGCCGTGGGAGCCGGATCGCCGCTCTGGTTCCTCGCCGCATACCTGCTCTGCCAGACCGCGGTCCCGAGCATGATGCGGCTCCATACAAGCGTCCCCCGGACCACGATCGCGGTGCTGGCGGCGCTCGTCGTCGCGGTCGACGTTGCCCGTTTCACGACGGGGGAGCGGGACATCGGTCTGCTGAACCTGGCCTTCGTCTGGATACTGGTGCAGCAAATCGGCTTCTGGTACGCCGACGGCTGGTTCGATCGTCGCACTCCGCTCGCCCTGGTTGCGATTGTCGCGGGGTGCTATCTGGCACTCGGGGCATTGACGGCGTGGGGCCCGTACAACAACAACATGCTCTACAATCTCAATCCCGCGACGCTACCGCTCGTCCTGCTGGGACTCGCCCAGGCGTGCCTCCTGCGACTTCTGCGCCGCCCCCTCACCCGTCTCATGGAAACCCGCAGCGTCCGCGCCTTTGTCCTGTTCACCGGCTCGCGTCTGATGACGATTTACCTGTGGCACCTGCCGGTTATCCTCTTCGTCAAGGGCATCGAGCTGGCGCTGCCGGGTCTGTCTCCGAACCCTGAAACGGCGGCGTGGTGGTGGTCGCGGCTGCCGGTGTTGGCGGTGGTGTTGGCAGTTCTCTACGTCGTGACGCTCCTCCTCGCACGCTGGGAGGTGATCGGACCGCTTCCGCCTGCTCCGGCCAAGGCCATCGTGGCCGCTGCGTGGGTGCTGGTATTCATACCGCCGTTCGGCGTCATGTGGTTTGGCCTGGATCTGTGGTGGGCTCTTCTCGGAGCGCTTTCCTACGCGATCGCGGTACCACTGCTCCGGAGCTCGATCGGGTTGAAGACGCCGAGCACCTTCTTCCGGGCTCCCTCGTAG
- a CDS encoding bile acid:sodium symporter: MVLMGCMPGGTTSNLYTYFAKANLSLSVIVTVMTTLAAILLTPLLLLVYGGALAGDIEIPLGNVVVSLILLILPVVIGMAMRRWTANVDGALEVLGSVLGMVFILLLLVTWVPGNWPLLIATPWQVYVGAIALP; the protein is encoded by the coding sequence CTGGTACTGATGGGGTGCATGCCCGGCGGTACGACATCAAATCTCTACACCTACTTCGCCAAAGCGAACCTCTCCCTAAGCGTCATCGTCACGGTCATGACAACCCTCGCCGCGATCCTACTCACCCCACTGCTGCTACTCGTTTACGGCGGCGCGCTCGCCGGCGACATCGAGATCCCGCTCGGCAACGTCGTGGTCAGCCTGATCCTGCTGATCCTGCCCGTTGTGATCGGGATGGCGATGCGGCGCTGGACGGCGAACGTCGACGGCGCGCTGGAAGTGCTCGGCAGCGTTCTAGGGATGGTTTTCATCCTGTTGCTGCTGGTCACGTGGGTACCGGGCAACTGGCCACTGCTGATCGCCACACCGTGGCAGGTGTACGTCGGGGCGATCGCCCTCCCCTGA
- a CDS encoding IS256 family transposase, translating to MALNQSALLELLGELKLTDVTDRIRVATETLYQELIDAEAAAFIGAAPYERSEGRVAVRNGTRPRTLSTTAGDLDLRIPKLRAGSFFPSLLERRRRVDQALFAVVMEAYVHGVSTRKVDDLVKALGADTGISKSEVSRICANLDEDVAAFRDRPLADTTYPYVFLDATYCKARVGRRVVSQAVVVAIGVAADGRREVLGFEVGDTESQPFWTTFLRSLKARGLDGVKLVISDAHTGLIAAIETVFQGSGWQRCRVHFMRNVLSQVPKTAGPMVASIIRTIFAQPDTEHVFAQFHEVTRMLTRSHPKIADMLEEAKNDILAFCGFPQQHWRQIWSTNPLERVNKEIKRRTDVVGTFPNPAALLRLAGHVLIEQHDEWDGADRRYFSEHSMKLLNVEKEEVAIPELAAA from the coding sequence ATGGCTCTTAACCAGTCTGCCCTCCTCGAGCTCCTCGGGGAACTGAAACTCACCGATGTCACCGACCGGATCCGGGTCGCGACCGAGACGCTCTACCAGGAGCTGATCGACGCCGAGGCTGCCGCGTTCATCGGCGCTGCCCCCTACGAACGTTCGGAGGGTCGGGTCGCGGTCCGCAACGGGACCCGACCCCGCACCCTTTCGACCACGGCCGGGGATCTCGATCTGCGGATCCCGAAGCTGCGCGCGGGGTCGTTCTTCCCGTCGCTGCTGGAACGCCGCCGCCGGGTCGACCAAGCCCTGTTTGCGGTCGTGATGGAGGCGTACGTCCACGGTGTCTCGACTCGCAAGGTCGACGACCTCGTCAAAGCGCTCGGCGCCGACACCGGGATCTCCAAGTCCGAGGTGTCGCGGATCTGCGCCAACCTGGACGAGGATGTCGCCGCGTTCCGAGACCGCCCGCTCGCCGACACCACGTACCCGTACGTGTTCCTCGACGCGACCTACTGCAAAGCGAGGGTCGGCCGGCGTGTCGTCTCTCAAGCCGTCGTCGTCGCCATCGGCGTCGCCGCGGACGGGCGCAGGGAAGTGCTGGGCTTCGAGGTCGGCGACACCGAGTCGCAGCCGTTCTGGACGACGTTTCTCCGCTCCCTCAAGGCCCGCGGCCTCGACGGGGTCAAGCTGGTCATCAGCGACGCCCATACCGGACTGATCGCTGCGATTGAGACGGTGTTCCAAGGCTCCGGCTGGCAGAGATGCAGGGTGCATTTCATGCGGAACGTGCTCTCCCAGGTCCCGAAGACCGCCGGCCCGATGGTCGCGTCGATCATCCGCACCATCTTCGCCCAACCCGACACAGAGCACGTCTTCGCGCAGTTCCACGAAGTCACCCGGATGCTCACCCGCTCGCACCCGAAGATCGCGGACATGCTCGAAGAGGCGAAGAACGACATCCTCGCGTTCTGCGGATTCCCGCAGCAGCACTGGCGGCAGATCTGGTCCACGAACCCGCTCGAGCGGGTGAACAAGGAGATCAAGCGCCGCACCGATGTCGTCGGCACGTTCCCGAACCCGGCGGCGCTGCTGCGCCTCGCCGGACACGTCCTCATCGAGCAACACGACGAATGGGACGGGGCCGACCGCCGTTACTTCAGCGAGCACTCCATGAAGCTCCTCAACGTCGAAAAAGAGGAGGTCGCGATCCCCGAACTCGCTGCGGCATAA
- a CDS encoding FitA-like ribbon-helix-helix domain-containing protein translates to MATLTIRNLPEPVRRGLKQRAAAHNRSMEAEVRAILEEATVQRPDFVNQWVAATESLRGEFTVPERTAPRPVELP, encoded by the coding sequence ATGGCCACTCTCACCATTCGTAACCTTCCCGAGCCGGTTCGCCGAGGCCTCAAGCAGCGTGCTGCCGCGCACAATCGATCGATGGAGGCCGAGGTGCGCGCGATCCTCGAGGAGGCAACCGTGCAGCGCCCCGATTTCGTCAACCAGTGGGTCGCCGCGACGGAGAGTCTGAGAGGCGAGTTCACTGTGCCCGAGCGCACTGCTCCACGGCCGGTTGAGTTGCCGTGA
- a CDS encoding type II toxin-antitoxin system VapC family toxin, with protein MIVVDTNVFSETLKSSPDEGVMRWLASHADEVATTAITVAELRFGAFRLPEGQRRAAILGAVDALVDAAGERVLAFDVTAAHHFAVLRAQREAAGRVVSVEDTMIAAICRAGSHQLATRNVRDFDDAGVDFVNPWEASTP; from the coding sequence GTGATCGTTGTTGACACGAACGTTTTCTCTGAGACGCTGAAGTCGTCCCCCGACGAGGGAGTGATGCGCTGGTTGGCGAGTCACGCCGATGAGGTTGCCACCACAGCAATCACGGTGGCCGAGCTCAGGTTTGGCGCTTTTCGTCTGCCAGAGGGTCAACGCAGGGCGGCAATTCTCGGTGCTGTTGACGCATTGGTTGACGCAGCTGGCGAGCGGGTTCTGGCATTCGACGTCACGGCGGCACACCACTTCGCGGTGCTCCGAGCACAGCGAGAGGCTGCCGGTCGGGTCGTCAGTGTCGAGGACACGATGATCGCCGCGATCTGCCGGGCAGGTTCTCACCAGCTAGCGACCCGGAACGTGAGGGACTTCGACGATGCGGGGGTCGATTTCGTCAATCCGTGGGAGGCATCCACCCCGTGA
- a CDS encoding GNAT family N-acetyltransferase: MGGIHPVILRSLTTDDTSLAPDWLRGRRMLPDRWRDEHTRTLIAEDGAGEPIGAATMWTSPVHPDRYSVDLVVAPDHRRAGIATALLEALTELQPEPKRFIWGAAETDPAHGFAATFGARTIQRAPLDTFQTSRAVRLRPPDDIASAAAVSRVALEQAWVDMYEWTHADWHPVEPDTRAALVEDLWDEIDPHLSSIAVSATGAIDAVLLVFIDGGQPVVAGETVSRDTPGRHATARGLRASNVQPVGRRGVRRNPARRPRDRSPLCATVRCFGAGHALAPHRRVPPLTSLTPKSCAHERPTAEWPPAVRRRPHNGAARTAEPVRALRAPPVAPHPG, encoded by the coding sequence GTGGGAGGCATCCACCCCGTGATTCTCCGCTCGCTTACGACGGACGACACGTCGCTCGCGCCGGACTGGCTGCGTGGGCGCCGCATGCTGCCCGACCGCTGGCGTGATGAGCACACCCGCACGCTCATTGCAGAAGACGGGGCGGGGGAGCCGATCGGTGCGGCGACAATGTGGACGTCTCCGGTGCATCCCGATCGATACAGCGTCGACCTCGTTGTCGCGCCCGACCATCGGCGTGCAGGCATCGCAACCGCGCTACTCGAGGCGCTCACCGAGCTCCAGCCCGAGCCCAAGCGCTTCATCTGGGGGGCCGCCGAGACTGACCCCGCGCACGGCTTCGCCGCGACCTTCGGCGCACGCACGATCCAGCGCGCCCCGCTCGACACGTTTCAGACTTCGCGCGCTGTGCGTCTGCGGCCGCCCGACGACATTGCATCGGCGGCCGCAGTATCGCGAGTCGCTCTCGAGCAGGCGTGGGTCGACATGTACGAGTGGACCCACGCTGACTGGCACCCGGTGGAACCGGATACGCGGGCTGCGTTGGTGGAGGATCTGTGGGACGAGATCGACCCCCACCTCTCGTCGATCGCTGTTTCGGCAACCGGCGCAATCGACGCCGTGCTGCTCGTCTTCATCGATGGCGGTCAGCCGGTCGTCGCGGGCGAGACGGTCTCGCGTGACACCCCCGGCCGGCACGCGACTGCTCGAGGGTTGCGCGCGTCGAACGTTCAACCTGTTGGCCGGCGCGGGGTTCGCCGAAACCCTGCTCGACGCCCACGAGACCGATCCCCACTTTGCGCCACTGTTCGATGCTTTGGGGCCGGTCACGCGTTGGCACCGCATCGTCGAGTTCCGCCCCTAACGTCGCTCACGCCGAAATCGTGCGCCCACGAACGACCTACGGCAGAATGGCCTCCAGCGGTTCGACGGCGCCCGCACAACGGGGCCGCGCGCACCGCTGAGCCCGTCCGGGCCCTGCGCGCCCCACCCGTGGCGCCGCATCCCGGCTAG
- a CDS encoding L-serine ammonia-lyase, whose protein sequence is MSIPVALASPLAERTYISVLDLFRVGIGPSSSHTVGPLRAARAFVDELAASSQLDAVARVECVLFGSLGSTGAGHGTPGAVLAGLAGCDVETVTRDDVARVTADADNGMLALRTTHPVAFADGWLRFAPRELKPRHPNALTLTAFDADGVPLRADTYYSVGGGFVEHDGDDPAALARAASPRVPYPFATMVELLALCRQHGLSIAELARANEAAIRGEAETSIRVAAIAEAMNACIDAGLTESGTLPGSLHVTRRAAAMAARLRDLDAAPTRDTSLEWLQAYAIAVNEENAAGGRVVTAPTNGAAGIIPAVMRHALDVIPEAAADPTRAQKEFLLVAGAIGALIKSNASISGAEAGCQGEVGSAASMAAAGFAHLLGGSNEQVENAAEIAMEHSLGLTCDPVAGLVQLPCIERNAIGAGKAVAAARLAMNGDGTHLISFDTVVETMRQTGLDMSSKYKETSEGGLAVNVVEC, encoded by the coding sequence GTGAGCATCCCCGTCGCCCTCGCCTCCCCCCTGGCTGAGCGCACTTACATCTCAGTTCTCGACCTGTTTCGGGTCGGCATCGGACCCTCCAGCTCGCACACGGTCGGCCCGCTGCGCGCCGCCCGCGCCTTTGTCGACGAACTCGCCGCCAGCAGCCAGCTCGACGCCGTCGCCCGCGTCGAGTGCGTGCTGTTTGGTTCGCTCGGCTCGACGGGCGCCGGCCACGGAACCCCCGGCGCCGTGCTCGCCGGACTCGCCGGCTGTGACGTCGAGACGGTTACCCGCGACGATGTCGCGCGCGTGACCGCCGACGCAGACAACGGGATGCTCGCCCTGCGCACCACCCACCCCGTCGCCTTCGCAGACGGCTGGCTCCGCTTCGCGCCGCGCGAGCTGAAGCCGCGCCACCCCAACGCCCTGACCCTCACCGCGTTCGATGCGGATGGCGTTCCCCTCCGCGCGGACACCTACTACTCGGTGGGCGGCGGCTTCGTCGAGCACGACGGGGACGACCCGGCCGCGCTCGCCCGCGCTGCGAGCCCGCGCGTCCCCTACCCGTTCGCGACGATGGTCGAACTGCTCGCGCTGTGCCGCCAGCACGGGCTGAGCATCGCCGAGCTGGCGCGCGCGAACGAGGCGGCGATCCGTGGGGAGGCCGAGACGAGCATCCGGGTGGCGGCGATCGCGGAGGCGATGAACGCCTGCATCGACGCGGGCCTCACCGAGTCGGGCACGCTGCCCGGCAGCCTGCACGTGACGCGCCGAGCCGCCGCCATGGCGGCGCGACTGCGCGACCTCGATGCCGCGCCGACCCGCGACACGAGCCTCGAGTGGCTACAGGCGTACGCGATCGCGGTCAACGAAGAGAACGCGGCGGGCGGGCGGGTCGTCACGGCGCCGACGAATGGGGCGGCGGGCATCATCCCGGCGGTCATGCGGCACGCGCTCGACGTGATCCCCGAGGCCGCCGCCGACCCGACCCGCGCGCAGAAGGAGTTTCTGCTCGTCGCCGGCGCGATCGGCGCCCTCATCAAGTCAAACGCGTCGATCTCGGGCGCCGAGGCGGGCTGCCAGGGTGAGGTCGGCTCGGCGGCATCGATGGCCGCGGCTGGCTTCGCGCACCTGCTCGGCGGCAGCAACGAGCAGGTCGAGAACGCCGCCGAGATCGCCATGGAACATTCGCTCGGCCTCACCTGCGACCCCGTCGCCGGCCTCGTGCAGCTGCCCTGCATCGAGCGCAACGCGATCGGCGCCGGCAAGGCGGTCGCCGCCGCGCGTCTCGCGATGAACGGCGACGGCACGCACCTGATCAGCTTTGACACGGTCGTTGAGACCATGCGGCAGACCGGGCTCGACATGTCGAGCAAGTACAAGGAGACGTCCGAGGGCGGGCTCGCCGTCAACGTCGTCGAGTGCTGA
- a CDS encoding GreA/GreB family elongation factor: MTSEKIWMTLAARERLEAELAECEAVAEPSNAVVVRARELRELLRNVVVGQMPDDGLVEPGMIVTIRFDSDGSETTFLLGSRTLSELDSSLEIDVYSPTSPLGTAINGHYVGDAVTFVAPSGEQRISIVATEPFG, translated from the coding sequence ATGACGTCGGAAAAGATCTGGATGACGCTGGCTGCGCGCGAGCGGCTCGAGGCCGAACTGGCCGAGTGCGAGGCCGTCGCCGAGCCGAGCAATGCGGTCGTCGTGCGAGCGCGCGAGCTTCGCGAGCTGCTGCGCAACGTTGTCGTCGGGCAGATGCCCGACGACGGGCTCGTCGAACCGGGCATGATCGTGACAATCCGCTTTGACTCGGACGGCAGCGAGACGACCTTCCTGCTCGGCAGCCGCACCTTGAGCGAACTCGACTCGAGCCTCGAGATCGACGTGTATTCGCCGACGTCGCCGCTCGGTACCGCCATCAACGGCCACTACGTGGGCGACGCCGTCACCTTCGTCGCACCGTCCGGCGAGCAGCGCATCAGCATCGTCGCCACCGAGCCGTTCGGCTGA
- the glmU gene encoding bifunctional UDP-N-acetylglucosamine diphosphorylase/glucosamine-1-phosphate N-acetyltransferase GlmU, which translates to MTDQRLAVIVLAAGAGTRMKSRTPKVLHRIAGTPLIGHVLATAQALVPAHIVAVVRHERERVAAAVSELAPEAHIVDQDDIPGTGRAAEVALDALPAGFDGDVLIVSGDVPLLDADTLAELVAAHREQNAAATVLSAHLDDATGYGRVIRASDGALDRIVEHKDATDAERAVTEINSGTYVVNADALRRSLAHVTTDNAQAEKYLTDVIGVLRGEGATVAAIPVAEAWLVGGVNDRVQLQEAAARLNALIVRGWQMAGVTIHDPATTWIERGVVLEADSELLPNVQLRGTTIVRSGAVVGPDSTLTDVEVGADAKVARTDATSAVIGARASVGPFSYLRPGTVVGEDGKIGTFVETKNAVLGAGTKVPHLSYIGDTTVGEGSNIGAGTITANYDGVNKHKTVVGSHVRTGSHNVFVAPVRIGDGAYTGAGTVVRKDVPAGALAVTAASQRIVERWVAANRPGTAAADAAAAAQAAAEQNDNS; encoded by the coding sequence ATGACCGACCAGCGCCTCGCCGTCATCGTGCTCGCCGCGGGAGCCGGAACCCGCATGAAGTCGCGCACCCCGAAAGTGCTGCACCGCATCGCCGGAACCCCGCTCATCGGTCACGTGCTCGCCACCGCCCAGGCGCTCGTGCCGGCGCACATCGTCGCCGTCGTGCGGCACGAGCGCGAACGGGTCGCCGCCGCGGTCAGCGAGCTCGCGCCCGAGGCGCACATCGTCGACCAGGACGACATTCCGGGCACCGGCCGCGCCGCCGAGGTCGCCCTCGACGCCCTGCCCGCCGGCTTCGACGGCGACGTGCTCATCGTCTCGGGTGACGTTCCGCTGCTCGACGCCGACACCCTCGCCGAGCTGGTCGCCGCCCACCGCGAGCAGAACGCCGCCGCGACCGTGCTGAGCGCGCACCTCGACGACGCGACCGGGTACGGGCGCGTGATTCGCGCATCCGACGGAGCGCTCGATCGAATCGTCGAGCACAAAGACGCGACCGACGCAGAACGCGCCGTCACCGAGATCAATTCGGGCACGTACGTGGTGAACGCGGATGCTCTGCGCCGCTCGCTCGCGCACGTCACCACCGACAACGCGCAGGCCGAGAAATACCTCACCGACGTCATCGGCGTGCTGCGCGGCGAGGGCGCGACGGTCGCCGCGATCCCGGTCGCCGAGGCGTGGCTGGTCGGCGGCGTCAACGACCGCGTGCAGCTGCAGGAGGCCGCCGCCCGCCTCAACGCGCTCATCGTGCGCGGCTGGCAGATGGCCGGCGTCACGATCCACGACCCGGCCACCACCTGGATCGAGCGCGGCGTCGTGCTTGAGGCTGACAGCGAGCTGCTGCCCAACGTGCAGCTGCGTGGCACCACCATCGTGCGTTCGGGCGCCGTGGTCGGCCCCGATTCCACCCTCACCGACGTCGAGGTCGGGGCGGATGCGAAGGTCGCGCGCACCGACGCGACCAGCGCGGTGATCGGAGCGCGCGCATCCGTCGGGCCGTTCTCGTACCTGCGACCCGGAACCGTCGTCGGGGAAGACGGGAAAATTGGCACCTTCGTTGAGACGAAGAACGCCGTGCTCGGCGCGGGCACGAAGGTGCCGCACCTGTCGTACATCGGCGACACCACCGTCGGCGAGGGCTCGAACATTGGCGCCGGCACCATCACCGCCAACTACGACGGCGTGAACAAGCACAAAACCGTCGTCGGCTCGCACGTGCGCACCGGCTCGCACAACGTGTTCGTGGCCCCCGTTAGGATTGGCGACGGAGCGTACACGGGTGCGGGCACGGTTGTTCGGAAGGACGTTCCGGCGGGGGCGCTCGCCGTGACGGCCGCCTCGCAGCGGATCGTCGAGCGGTGGGTCGCGGCCAACCGCCCCGGCACGGCGGCGGCCGACGCAGCGGCAGCGGCGCAGGCCGCGGCCGAGCAGAACGACAACAGCTAA
- a CDS encoding ribose-phosphate diphosphokinase codes for MASIKITGQKKLVLVTGRAHPQLAHDIATALETDVVPTDARTFANGEIYARYGESVRGCDAFVIQSHANPINEALMEQLIMVDALKRASAKRITVVAPFYPYSRQDKKGRGREPISARLVADLFKAAGADRIMSVDLHAAQIQGFFDGPVDHLFAMPVLLEHFRAKLDASTLTVVSPDMGRVRVADIWSDKLGAPLAIIHKRRDPLVPNQVSVHEIVGDVEGRVCLLVDDMIDTGRTIVKAAEALKKNGAIGVVVAATHAIFSPPAFDILQSEFIDSVVVTDTLPVPEDKRWDRLTVLPIAPLIARAIHEVFDDGSVTSMFDGAA; via the coding sequence GTGGCCAGCATCAAAATCACCGGTCAGAAGAAGCTGGTCCTCGTGACGGGGCGCGCGCATCCGCAGCTCGCTCACGACATCGCGACCGCCCTCGAAACCGACGTCGTGCCGACCGACGCGCGCACCTTCGCCAACGGCGAGATCTACGCCCGCTACGGCGAGAGCGTGCGCGGCTGCGATGCCTTCGTGATTCAGTCGCACGCGAACCCCATCAACGAGGCGCTCATGGAGCAACTCATCATGGTGGATGCGCTCAAGCGCGCCTCGGCAAAGCGCATCACCGTCGTCGCCCCCTTCTACCCGTACTCGCGGCAAGACAAGAAGGGTCGCGGCCGCGAGCCCATCTCCGCGCGCCTCGTCGCCGACCTGTTCAAGGCAGCCGGTGCCGACCGCATCATGAGCGTCGACCTGCACGCCGCCCAGATTCAAGGCTTCTTCGACGGGCCCGTCGACCACCTGTTCGCCATGCCGGTGCTGCTCGAGCACTTCCGCGCGAAGCTCGACGCGTCGACCCTGACCGTCGTGTCGCCCGACATGGGGCGCGTGCGCGTCGCCGACATCTGGAGTGACAAGCTCGGGGCGCCGCTCGCGATCATCCACAAGCGGCGCGACCCGCTCGTGCCGAACCAGGTCTCGGTGCACGAGATCGTCGGTGACGTCGAGGGGCGGGTCTGCCTGCTCGTCGACGACATGATCGACACCGGGCGCACCATCGTGAAGGCGGCCGAGGCTCTGAAGAAGAACGGCGCCATCGGGGTTGTCGTCGCCGCCACGCACGCGATTTTCTCGCCGCCGGCCTTCGACATCCTCCAGAGCGAGTTCATCGACAGCGTCGTCGTCACCGACACCCTGCCGGTGCCGGAAGACAAGCGCTGGGACCGCCTCACCGTGCTGCCGATCGCACCGCTCATCGCGCGGGCGATCCACGAGGTGTTCGACGATGGCTCGGTCACCTCGATGTTCGACGGCGCCGCCTAG
- a CDS encoding DUF6671 family protein, which produces MSHPYHRLTVGFLTQHGKEAVVAAALEPALGCTVARVEGFDTDQLGTFTRDVDRAGTQWEAARTKALTAIELSGHPIGLGSEGSFDRHPLLGFVSHNRELIMLVDRDRDIEIVGIADGPSPHVHGIARTGEELDGIADRAGFPTHWLVVRPNALDDPRFWKGVRDRDELRLAFDWARELSDDGAVAVESDLRAHANPRRMERIAEAAQDLAQRAAVLCPVCGCPGFGRVETVRGLPCAVCWLPTAMARAHVYGCPRCEHREVHDIPGRTTADPQYCDACNP; this is translated from the coding sequence ATGTCTCACCCCTACCACCGGTTGACGGTCGGCTTCCTCACGCAGCACGGGAAAGAAGCGGTCGTCGCGGCGGCGCTCGAGCCGGCACTCGGTTGCACCGTCGCCCGTGTCGAGGGCTTCGACACCGATCAACTGGGCACGTTCACCCGCGACGTCGATCGTGCAGGAACCCAGTGGGAGGCAGCGCGCACCAAGGCGTTGACGGCCATTGAGCTGTCGGGACATCCGATCGGGCTCGGCAGCGAAGGCTCATTCGACCGCCATCCGCTGCTCGGATTCGTCAGCCACAACCGCGAGCTCATCATGCTGGTCGATCGCGATCGCGACATTGAGATCGTCGGGATCGCCGACGGGCCCTCACCGCACGTCCACGGGATCGCCCGCACGGGGGAAGAGCTGGACGGCATCGCCGATCGCGCCGGGTTTCCCACCCACTGGCTCGTGGTTCGCCCGAACGCGCTCGACGACCCGCGCTTCTGGAAGGGCGTTCGCGACCGTGACGAGTTGCGGCTTGCCTTCGACTGGGCGCGCGAGCTCTCTGACGACGGGGCGGTCGCCGTCGAATCCGACCTGCGCGCCCACGCCAACCCTCGACGGATGGAGCGCATCGCCGAGGCCGCTCAGGACCTCGCGCAGCGCGCAGCAGTGCTCTGCCCGGTGTGTGGATGCCCGGGATTCGGGCGGGTCGAGACCGTGCGCGGGCTCCCGTGTGCGGTGTGCTGGCTGCCCACTGCCATGGCACGCGCTCACGTGTACGGCTGCCCGCGCTGCGAGCACCGCGAGGTGCACGACATCCCGGGCAGAACGACGGCAGACCCGCAGTATTGCGACGCCTGTAACCCCTGA